A genomic stretch from Salvelinus namaycush isolate Seneca chromosome 25, SaNama_1.0, whole genome shotgun sequence includes:
- the LOC120020178 gene encoding protein fem-1 homolog A yields MDITTAVFNAARDGKLKLIQKLLSNKSPEELEALAEEKTQGGTPLLIASRHGHLEVVDYLLEHCKANVELGGSVNFDGETIEGAPPLWAASAAGHLPVVRTLLKHGASVNNTTLTNSTPLRAACFDGHLEIVRYLVEHRADMEVANRHGHTCLMISCYKGHKEIAKFLLERGADVNRKSVKGNTALHDCAESGSLDIMKMLLKCNARMERDGYGMTPLLAASVTGHTNIVEYLAHQPRSSREERVDALELLGATFVDKKRDLLGAMRYWRRAMELRQPADKVGLLAKPPPGPPVPAYDCAREVSTAEELEALITDPDEMRMQALLVRERILGPSHPDTSYYIRYRGAVYADSGNFERCISLWKYALDMQQSNLDPLSPMTASSFLSFAELFSFVLQDRAKGTLATRVTFHDLMGVLGKSVREVERAVAQRDSPPEAPQFTKALSIILHLVFLLEKLECTTEQEHQKKQTVYRLLKLNPRARSGFTPLHMAVDKDTTSVGRYPVGRFPSQTVASLLLECGADVDSRDCDNNTPLHVAASNGCPEIMALLVRAGAHFDATNAQRKTAYELLEDQSSGHPALYPLNYVTLQCLAARAIERHRLPYKGLISEEMETFIELH; encoded by the coding sequence ATGGATATCACGACGGCGGTTTTCAACGCGGCCAGAGATGGTAAGCTGAAACTTATCCAGAAGTTGCTGAGCAACAAAAGTCCGGAGGAGTTGGAAGCTCTCGCCGAGGAGAAAACGCAGGGAGGCACACCTCTCCTCATTGCTTCTCGACACGGACACTTAGAGGTTGTGGACTATTTGCTTGAACATTGCAAAGCTAACGTGGAACTAGGAGGCTCGGTGAACTTTGACGGCGAGACGATTGAAGGGGCTCCCCCGCTATGGGCGGCTTCGGCGGCTGGTCACCTCCCTGTCGTCCGCACACTTCTCAAACACGGTGCCTCTGTCAACAACACTACGCTGACCAACTCAACGCCCTTACGCGCTGCCTGCTTCGATGGTCACCTGGAGATTGTCCGTTACCTGGTGGAGCACCGAGCCGATATGGAGGTAGCCAACCGCCATGGCCATACCTGCCTGATGATCTCCTGCTACAAGGGCCACAAAGAGATAGCAAAGTTCCTCCTGGAGCGTGGTGCAGATGTCAACCGTAAGAGTGTGAAAGGCAACACTGCTCTCCATGACTGCGCTGAGTCCGGTAGCCTGGACATCATGAAGATGCTGCTGAAATGTAATGCCCGCATGGAGAGGGACGGCTATGGCATGACCCCTCTTCTAGCTGCCAGCGTCACGGGGCACACCAACATTGTGGAGTACCTCGCCCACCAGCCCCGCTCTTCACGAGAAGAACGCGTTGATGCACTCGAACTCCTCGGGGCCACCTTTGTAGATAAGAAGAGAGACCTGCTGGGGGCTATGAGATACTGGAGGAGAGCCATGGAGCTGAGACAACCCGCTGACAAGGTGGGACTCCTGGCCAAGCCCCCTCCGGGTCCCCCTGTCCCTGCCTACGACTGTGCCCGAGAGGTGAGCACAGCCGAGGAGCTGGAGGCTCTGATCACAGACCCCGATGAGATGCGGATGCAGGCCCTGCTGGTCCGTGAGAGAATCCTGGGGCCCTCGCACCCCGACACCTCCTACTACATCCGCTACAGAGGGGCCGTCTACGCCGACTCTGGTAACTTTGAACGCTGCATCAGCCTGTGGAAGTACGCCCTGGACATGCAGCAGAGTAACCTGGACCCCCTCAGCCCCATGACGGCCAGCAGCTTCCTGTCCTTCGCTGAGCTCTTCTCCTTCGTGCTGCAGGACCGGGCCAAAGGTACACTGGCCACTCGCGTCACCTTCCACGACCTGATGGGGGTGTTGGGGAAGAGtgtgagggaggtggagagggcagTGGCCCAGAGGGACAGCCCCCCCGAAGCCCCCCAGTTCACCAAGGCCCTGTCCATCATCCTCCACCTGGTGTTCCTGCTGGAGAAGCTTGAGTGCACCACGGAGCAGGAGCACCAGAAGAAGCAGACGGTGTACCGCCTCCTGAAGTTGAACCCGCGGGCACGGAGTGGCTTCACCCCCCTGCATATGGCCGTGGACAAGGACACCACGTCGGTGGGCCGCTACCCTGTGGGTCGCTTCCCCTCCCAGACCGTGGCCTCGCTGCTGCTGGAGTGCGGAGCGGACGTGGACTCCCGGGACTGCGACAACAACACGCCCCTGCACGTCGCTGCCAGCAACGGTTGCCCGGAGATCATGGCGCTGTTGGTGAGGGCAGGGGCACACTTCGATGCCACCAATGCCCAGAGGAAAACGGCGTACGAGCTGCTGGAGGATCAGAGCAGTGGACACCCGGCCCTCTACCCCCTCAACTACGTCACTCTGCAGTGCCTGGCGGCGCGCGCCATTGAGAGGCACAGACTGCCCTACAAGGGCCTCATCTCAGAGGAGATGGAGACCTTCATTGAGCTGcactga